The sequence below is a genomic window from Aureispira sp. CCB-E.
AAACCTTAAATGTTCCTGCTGGAGTTAGCAATCAGAATTTTGGAGCTGCTAATCTGAATATCAACTTTACAGCACACACTTCTAATGAGGATGTTACCGTTACTTATCAAGCCTTTAATCCCAATAGCATTGCCCCTGCAATAGGAACTGTTCACAGAAATCCAATGTGGACAATCAATACCTCTACGAATACAACAAGCTATACAGGTGATTTACAATTTACCTATCCTGTCGCTACCTTATCTGCTGCCTACGCTTGTAATTTTAAATTATACCATCGTCCAATGGGAAGTGATGGCAACTGGACAGAACTTAGCACAACAGTTAGTAGCTTCTCTCCGACTACTGTTACATTTGAAAATGTCTCTTTGACAGGGCAATTTATGGTAGTCGAAACGGCTGACACGGATTTATCTAGAAACAATACATTAGAGTTTGATGGCACAGATGACTTTGTTAATGTACCTAACAATAGCTTGTTTAATATACCTGCGGTTAGTATCGAAGCTTGGGTATATTGGACAGGCTCTGGTGCTGCGGTAGAGTTCATCACGGCTAAAGCCACTGAAGAATTAGAAATTCATACAGGCGGTTCGGGGGCTAATTCCCTGCGGTTTATTCCTACTACAGCTGTATACTTAGATGCTCCTACAGGAAGCTTCCTTCCTAATCAATGGAATCACATCGCCTGTGTCTACGACCCTAGTACGTCTTTGGGTGAAATTTATATCAATGGGATTGCAACAGGTGCGGTTAATAATGGCGCCAATCCTCTGACAACTCCTATTACAACTAGTGCCACTGACTTTAGATTAGGTGCTCGTTCTGATAATAGTTCGTTTTTTAATGGTCGATTGGAAGAACTTCGCTTGTGGAACCGAGCACTTTCACCTTCTGAGATTCGAGAACGAATGCACCTAACCTTAACAGGCTGCGAAAATGGCATTCAAGTTTATTTCCAAATGAATGAAGCTAGTGGAGCTAGTACTTTAACAGACAAAGTTGGCTTCAATGATGCCACCTTAACTAATTTTAATGTTGCTTCTGCTTGGGTTGGTTCTGATGTAAACGTAGGCAATGACTTGGCTAATAATTCTAACAGCCAAACTATTACAAATGCCAATACTGGGATTTTCAATTTTAATAATGCCAATCTAGAAATGGAAATTGTTGGGCATAGTGCCGCTGAAGACTTTACAGTTACGTATCAAAATTTTGCCCCCAATGCAGTCAGTGGAATAGATGGGGTTACCTTGTATCAAAATCCAATGTGGACAATTAACAAATCAACTGCCACCACAACCTTTTTAGCCAATTTAGAATTTAGATACCCTTCGGGAACATTTACTACAATAGATCCTAAAAAATATGCTCTATACTGGCGACCAATGCATGCAGGAGGCAATTGGACAAAACTAGATGTTGCTAGAGGAATGACAGCTTCTACCATTCGTTTTGGTAGTGTCGCATTGACAGGGCAATTTATGGTTGTTATGGAATCTGAAGCTTTAGTTTCTGATGTTCGTGGTAATATGTACGCTATTAGTGAAAATGGAGAACATATTTCTTGTCCTGGCGTTGATTTATCCAATACGTCTTTTACCATAGAACTTTGGGCTAAAAGAAATAGCACTACTACCGAAGATCACTTCTTTGGTCAAGGTACAGGAGCCTTGCGATCAGGACTTCATGCTCGTTATAATAACAATGGAACTATTTCGTTTGATTTCTTTTTGGACGACTTGACTCTGCCTACAACTGCTGCAACAGATGGAGAATGGCATCATTTGGCCTTTGTTTATAATGCTGTAAGCCGTCAACGAGAAATCTTTGTCGATGGAATCTCTATTGGAACTGATATTGCTGGAGGCAACTTTAGTGGTGCTCTTGGAATGAATATAGGTGGTCATATTCCTACCGCTGCTGCTGGAAACAACTCTATGGATGGTGCTATCGACGAGTTTAGAATATGGAATACCGTTCGTACGCAAGCAGAAATTCGAGAAAATAGACACCTAACGCTAAAAGGTAATGAAACAGGTTTATTATCTTATTATCAATTTAATAACGATAATTTAGTCGGCACTGTTAATGGTGTCAAAGATGCTGTTGGTGGCAATCATGGTACTACTCAAAACATGACGGCAACAGATTATATAAAATCAGAAGTTGCGGTAGCAGGTGGAACCTCCGATCGCATTACTATTGGCGCAGGAGGTGTTTACACGTTTCCTAATACAGGGATTGAAATTGAATTTGGCGCAACCACCCCTAATGGTGAATTGGTTGTTTCTAGATTAGAAACTGAAGAGCCACATGGTGCGGGAACCCTATCTGGTGATGTTGATAATGAATATTTTATTATTAACAACTATGGTAGTAATACAACGTTTAGTCCGTTGATTGATTTGACGCTCAACCGCATGAGTTATATTGCTCCTGTAGATGCTGCAGAGCCACAAGCTAGTTCTCCTTTACAATTGTACAAACGTCCTTCCAATGCTTTTGGAGGAACTTGGGGCGCAACTTTAGGTGGAGCAGATAATGTTACAGCGGGTTCTAATGGTTCTGTTGCTTATAATACTAGTAACAATATTACCAGTTTTTCTCAAATTGTTGTTCTGAATATAGGACCTAACTCTGATTTGCCAGTTGAATTAATCAGCTTTGAAGCGAAACGTATCAACGCAGAAGAAGTAAAATTAGATTGGACAACGGGTTCTGAAACGAATAATCAAGGCTTCGAGGTACAACGTATGTTTGAACATGAAAGTACTTTTAGTAAAGTTGCTTGGGTCGATGGTCAAGGAACTACGCCAAACACAACTCATTATGAATTAATAGACAACAACGATTATCAAAGTATTACTTACTACCGTTTAAAACAACTCGATAGTGATGGTTCTATAGAATACTCAGAGATCAAAGCTGTTCGTGGTGTGGGTAATCATAGAGGTGAAATTAATATTGATGTTTACCCGAACCCTGTTGACCAACAATTATCCATTTACTTTGAAATACTTCCTAAAGGTGTCAAAACCGCACAGATCAGTATTTTAGATGCTAGAGGGCAACAAATTTATCAATTGAACACAAATGTTTTGTCTTATCAAACCTTACCTTTAGATGTGGTAGAAGACTTAGCACCAGCAATTTATATGTTGTCGATCGAACTAGACAATGGAGAACAAGTAACCAAACGATTTATCAAACAATAGGTTATTACAACCTATTTCGCACGAATAGAAACGGCAAAGCCTACAACAATGAATTTTTGTTGTAGGCTTTTTATTATCAACCATTACTCCATTGAAAAATCGTATTAGTTTACTTCGTGAGCGCTACGCTTTTAGTTAGCTTCGCTGCTACTACGTGGTATTGCATGAGTGCTTCGCAGTTGATTATCAGCAAGATGTACTTTTATTGACTTTTATACTAAAAGACTGATAATCAAACTAATGCAAGATGCTTTTTTACGTTTTTCGTAGAAAAACTAAAAAATCAACGGAGTATTAATCAACAATACGTGCAATACCACGAAGTAGCAGCGCAGCTAAACTAATCTTCTAATTATCAACCCTTAATAACGCCAAAGATTTAGATACTTACGAAATATCTTTGCCAAATTAACAGCATCATCAATAGCTCGGTGCATGGTTCCTTCAAATTCAAACCCTTCTCTTTCCAAAGCTTTGTTCAAACCAATTGCTCGTCCTATGTTTTTAATTCTAGGATATTGGTCTTTCAAACTAATATGTTTTTTAGCCCACTGCCCATCTAATCGATGCAATTGACAATCTTTGACCAATGCACTCTTATCAAAAAATCCCCAAGAACATAATAAATACTCTTCTCCATCATTGAGTCCAATCCAATCTTGAAAATCCTCAATAACCTCAGGAAATTTGTCTGCTTGATTGACATCTACTTGAGAAATCGTTGTCAAACGTTGGCAAAAATCGGATAACATTGGATATACAATAGGCTGCACAAAGCTTTCAAAACGACTCTTTATCGTTCCGTGTTCATCCATTAAAACGCCTCCTATTTCTATAATCTCCCTCTTTTTTCCCCTAGTCTCTATCTCTGTTTCCCAACAAGTAGCTTCTAAATCGTAGATGATATAGTTCATAATTTCATTTTCATCACTTTGCATCAGTAGTAGCTCATTAATTCTTCATTATTAAGCTATTGACACGAATGTATTTTTTAATTAAAACTCGTATCGAGCCAGTGGTGCCACCTCTTGCCCTACAAATTCTTTGTTTTGGTATTTGTAATACGCAGTCATAGCTATCATTGCTGCATTATCTGTACAATACTCAAACTTAGGTATAAACACTTCCCAACCTTTTTCGGTTCCCACTTCTTCCAAACGAGTTCTCAAACCAGAATTGGCAGACACGCCTCCAG
It includes:
- a CDS encoding 3'-5' exonuclease → MNYIIYDLEATCWETEIETRGKKREIIEIGGVLMDEHGTIKSRFESFVQPIVYPMLSDFCQRLTTISQVDVNQADKFPEVIEDFQDWIGLNDGEEYLLCSWGFFDKSALVKDCQLHRLDGQWAKKHISLKDQYPRIKNIGRAIGLNKALEREGFEFEGTMHRAIDDAVNLAKIFRKYLNLWRY